Proteins co-encoded in one Parus major isolate Abel chromosome 17, Parus_major1.1, whole genome shotgun sequence genomic window:
- the MRRF gene encoding ribosome-recycling factor, mitochondrial — MALALRCLRPLPSLLQRSSFAMGRGLPQAPRACPALLLEGCRQCAQQMLLSRQLATKKAKGKGQSQAKVNISAALVEDIINLEQTNEDMQAVIEALKEDFNRNLNVRTSPGALDHITVMTKDGKFPLNQLGQISQKSPQLMIVNMTSFPESTAAAAKAIRESGMNLNPEVDGTVIRVPVPKVTREHRESLAKLAKQSTNKSKEALRKVRSKSITQVKKFKSKVSEDTIWLLEKQIQQMADEAATEMDKLLAAKTKELLG; from the exons ATGGCTCTGGCGCTGAGGTGCCTCCGTCCTCTCCCGTCCCTGCTGCAGCGATCCTcctttgccatgggcagggggctgccccaggctcccagagcctgcccagccctgctcctggagggctgcaggcagtgtgcccagcagatgctgctgagcAGACAGCTAGCTAccaaaaaag CTAAAGGTAAAGGGCAGAGTCAAGCCAAAGTCAATATCAGTGCTGCCCTAGTTGAGGATATTATCAATTTGGAGCAAACTAATGAAGATATGCAGGCAGTCATAGAAGCTCTGAAAGAAGATTTCAACAGAAATCTCAATGTTAGAACCTCACCAG GGGCCCTGGATCACATAACTGTGATGACAAAGGATGGGAAGTTTCCGCTGAACCAGCTGGGGCAGATCTCACAGAAGTCACCGCAGCTCATGATAGTGAACATGACCAGTTTTCCAGAG agcacagctgcagctgcaaaggCCATAAGGGAGAGTGGCATGAACCTGAACCCAGAGGTGGATGGGACGGTGATTCGGGTGCCAGTTCCCAA GGTCACGagagagcacagggagagccTGGCCAAGCTGGCCAAGCAGTCCACCAACAAGTCCAAAGAGGCCCTGAGAAAGGTGAGAAGCAAAAGCATCACCCAGGTAAAGAAGTTCAAGAGCAAAGTGTCAGAGGATACCATCTGGCTGCTAGAAAAGcag ATCCAGCAAATGGCAGATGAGGCTGCCACGGAGATGGACAAGCTGCTGGCAGCGAAGACCAAGGAGCTGCTTGGATAA
- the RBM18 gene encoding probable RNA-binding protein 18, with protein MEPGRQALPLENASILSEGALQDGHRLWIGNLDPKITEYHLLKLLQKFGKVKQFDFLFHKSGALEGQPRGYCFVNFETKQEAEKAIQCLNGKLALSKKLVVRWAHAQVKRYDHNKNEKILPISLEPSSSTEPPQSNLSVSAKIKAIEAKLKMMAENPDAEYPAAPVYSYFKPPDKKRTTPYSRAAWKSRR; from the exons ATGGAGCCGGGCCGCCAGGCGCTGCCGCTGGAGAACGCCTCCATCCTCTCCGAGGGCGCGCTGCAGGACGGGCACCGCCTCTGGATCGGCAACCTGGATCCCAAGATCACCGA ATACCACCTCCTCAAACTCCTTCAGAAGTTTGGCAAAGTGAAGCAATTTGACTTTCTATTCCACAAGTCTGGTGCTCTGGAAGGGCAGCCCAGGGGCTACTGTTTTGTCAACTTTGAAACCAAACAG gaagcagagaaggCGATCCAGTGTCTCAATGGGAAGCTGGCCCTGTCCAAGAAATTGGTGGTGCGGTGGGCACACGCACAAGTCAAG AGATATGATCACAATAAGAATGAGAAGATCCTTCCAATCAGTCTGGAGCCATCTTCCAGCACGGAGCCACCCCAGTCCAACCTAAG tGTCAGTGCAAAAATCAAGGCCATTGAAGCCAAGCTGAAAATGATGGCAGAAAATCCAGACGCGGAATATCCTGCGGCACCTGTTTATTCTTACTTCAAACCACCGGATAAGAAAAGGACTACTCCAtactccagagctgcctggaaatccAGAAGATGA